The Desulforegula conservatrix Mb1Pa region GCTGTTTCAACATCTTTTAAAGCTGTAAGAACTGTTTTTTCATAATTTATTAGTGCCTGTTCTTCAATCGCACTTTTAGTCTCAATATTTGCGGCAATTCTGCCTGCATTAAATACAGGGATACTCACAGCAGGGCCAAAAGACCATGATCGACTGCTCCAGTTAAGAAAAGTGTCTGCATCGTTTCCTGAATACCCGAAATCACCTGTGAGGGTAATCTTTGGAAAATAATCAGCCTTTGCAGATCCGGTACGGGCGGTTGCAGCGTTAAGCTGGGCTTCCGCTTTTTTAATATCCGGTCTTCTTTTAAGAAGATCTGCAGGAAGCCCTACTGGGATTGAAGGAGGCGAAGGAGGCAAATTCATTTTTTCTGAAAGAGATCCAAAAATTTTGGGGCCGTCTCCTGTGAGCAACCCTATACTGTAAATAAGAGACCTTTCATAGGCCTCAAGCTCAGGAATTCTTGCCTCGGATTCAGCAACTCTGGCTCTTGAAGAATTCAAATCAAGCTTGCTAACGAGACCTGCCTTATACTTTTTCTCCGTGATTTCAGATATTCGTTTATTCGCATCGATATTTCGTTTGGCTATTTCGATCTGATCCTGGGCAGATCTGAGATTTAGATAATCAGTTGCGATTTCTGCTGCAACGGTAAGCGCTACGGCATTTTTATCTTCTTCCGAAGCCTTGATGTCGGCTTCTGCAGCCTCGGCTTCTCTTCTTTTTCCTCCAAAAAAATCAAGCTCCCAGGTGGCGTCAAAGCCAGCCCTGAAACTCTCATATTCACTCGAATTTCTTATGGATAGCGGAGTTTCATCTTCGGAACCAAGAGATTTTTCAGACTCTCCTGAACCATTTTTCTTATATGAGGCATTTGCGTCAAGCTTCGGCCATAGCCCGGACAGTGCCGAAGTCTTATAGGCCCTTGCCTGTCTTACTCTTGAAGAGGCCATTCTGAGATCATGATTGGCTTCAAGAGCTTTTTTTATGAGCGATGACATAACAGGATCCTTGAAAATTGCCCACCATTCCAAGGTTTCAGATACGGAATCCATTGCAGCATCAGCTCTTATTACAGTATTATTGTCCATG contains the following coding sequences:
- a CDS encoding efflux transporter outer membrane subunit, which translates into the protein MINNCRQLVLSVCFIQFLILCGCAVGNDYKQPDTKMPETWTGMDNNTVIRADAAMDSVSETLEWWAIFKDPVMSSLIKKALEANHDLRMASSRVRQARAYKTSALSGLWPKLDANASYKKNGSGESEKSLGSEDETPLSIRNSSEYESFRAGFDATWELDFFGGKRREAEAAEADIKASEEDKNAVALTVAAEIATDYLNLRSAQDQIEIAKRNIDANKRISEITEKKYKAGLVSKLDLNSSRARVAESEARIPELEAYERSLIYSIGLLTGDGPKIFGSLSEKMNLPPSPPSIPVGLPADLLKRRPDIKKAEAQLNAATARTGSAKADYFPKITLTGDFGYSGNDADTFLNWSSRSWSFGPAVSIPVFNAGRIAANIETKSAIEEQALINYEKTVLTALKDVETALYNYSADIKKHAHLASSANDNYEAAEMSMSLYSAGKINYSRVLDARISQYGSEEALASSNGKLATDIVSIYKSLGGGWVYDQSRKN